A window from Vulcanimicrobium alpinum encodes these proteins:
- a CDS encoding amidohydrolase family protein: protein MIDVHTHLHPPRLFAAIRRWFAERSPWEIQHHPTEPRAVAQAMRDAGVETFVFCSYAHKPGISRELNAWLAQTARDLGAGAFALATVHLDDPDPAGDMREALRDGCIGLKVHENVQRLHLDDPRFAPVLDAVAAAEGFVLVHVGAIPWSDDTHDGPARIARVLAAHPRLRIVVAHFGVPDSLRYIEMAAQEPRLFLDTTMVFARESPMHVFFPHDTIERAAGQIVYGTDWPNIPHAYDSELRALEAMELSPGALDAITRENARRLAPALARSAP from the coding sequence ATGATCGACGTGCACACGCACCTCCACCCGCCCCGCCTGTTCGCGGCGATCAGGCGCTGGTTCGCGGAGCGCAGCCCGTGGGAGATCCAGCATCATCCGACCGAGCCGCGCGCGGTCGCGCAGGCGATGCGCGACGCCGGCGTCGAGACGTTCGTCTTCTGCTCGTACGCGCACAAGCCGGGGATCTCGCGCGAACTGAACGCGTGGCTTGCGCAGACCGCGCGCGATCTCGGCGCGGGGGCGTTCGCGCTCGCGACCGTCCACCTCGACGATCCTGATCCGGCGGGCGACATGCGCGAGGCGCTGCGCGACGGATGCATCGGGCTCAAGGTGCACGAGAACGTCCAGCGCCTGCACCTCGACGATCCGCGCTTCGCGCCGGTGCTCGATGCGGTCGCCGCGGCCGAGGGGTTCGTCCTCGTGCACGTCGGCGCGATCCCGTGGTCCGACGACACGCACGATGGCCCGGCCCGCATCGCGCGCGTGCTCGCGGCGCACCCGCGCCTGCGGATCGTGGTCGCGCATTTCGGCGTCCCCGATTCGCTGCGCTATATCGAGATGGCTGCGCAGGAGCCGCGGCTCTTTCTCGACACGACGATGGTATTCGCGCGCGAGTCGCCGATGCACGTGTTCTTTCCGCACGACACGATCGAACGCGCCGCCGGCCAGATCGTCTACGGCACCGACTGGCCCAACATCCCGCACGCGTACGACAGCGAACTGCGCGCGCTGGAGGCGATGGAACTCTCGCCGGGCGCCCTCGACGCGATCACGCGCGAGAACGCGCGGCGCTTGGCGCCGGCGCTCGCGCGCTCGGCGCCTTGA
- a CDS encoding vWA domain-containing protein, whose product MQQTTQTPYVDDAPVTTTGFSSVEFAENPEPRCACILLLDTSGSMQGEPIAQLTLGLRSFKDELAADPLASKRVEIAVVTFGDGAQLLADFADAGSFEPPALAAGGLTPMGAAIRDALGRLAARKESYRTNGIAYYRPWIFLITDGEPTDDYLAAAQEVRAGEERGAFSFYAVGVNNANMTKLAQIAPPKRPPVKLDGMRFRDLFVWLSKSMRTVSRSSVGDKVKLEPLGWTTTQT is encoded by the coding sequence ATGCAACAGACCACCCAGACCCCGTACGTTGACGACGCGCCGGTCACGACGACCGGGTTTTCCAGCGTCGAGTTCGCCGAAAATCCGGAGCCGCGCTGCGCGTGCATCCTGCTGCTCGACACGTCGGGCTCGATGCAGGGCGAGCCGATCGCCCAGCTCACGCTCGGACTGCGCTCGTTCAAGGATGAGCTCGCCGCCGATCCGCTGGCTTCGAAACGGGTCGAGATCGCGGTCGTCACCTTCGGCGACGGCGCGCAGCTGCTCGCCGATTTCGCCGACGCCGGTTCGTTCGAACCCCCGGCGCTCGCCGCCGGCGGGCTGACGCCGATGGGCGCCGCGATCCGCGACGCGCTCGGACGGCTCGCCGCGCGCAAAGAGTCGTACCGCACCAACGGCATCGCGTACTACCGGCCGTGGATCTTCCTCATCACCGACGGCGAGCCGACCGACGATTATCTCGCCGCGGCGCAAGAGGTACGCGCCGGCGAAGAGCGGGGTGCCTTCTCGTTCTATGCCGTCGGCGTCAACAACGCCAACATGACGAAGCTCGCGCAGATCGCGCCGCCGAAGCGGCCGCCGGTGAAACTCGACGGCATGCGATTCCGCGACCTGTTCGTGTGGCTCTCGAAGTCGATGCGCACCGTCTCGCGCTCGTCGGTCGGCGACAAGGTGAAGCTCGAACCGCTGGGGTGGACGACGACCCAGACGTGA
- a CDS encoding acyl-CoA desaturase has translation MQSAKPHIPGWVTFTGLAVVHLGALCAFIPGTFHWSALVVMVALYYVTGAWGITLGYHRLLTHRSLKVVKPVEYLAAILGTLALQGGPIEWISTHRAHHAHTDKEGDPHDINRGLLWSHFEWLYRPNEARLSPAEQARLAPDLAGDRFYQFLEKTYLLWTIVLGVALLALGGVSWLVWGVFVRIVLTYHITWLVNSAAHHSGYQSFRTGDKSTNNWWVAILAWGEGWHNNHHAFPFSARHGLRWFEFDATWWTIKVLAWLKLARDIKLPTPAMLQRLKLETQRFPVREQA, from the coding sequence ATGCAATCCGCGAAGCCCCATATTCCCGGCTGGGTGACGTTTACCGGCCTCGCCGTCGTCCACCTTGGCGCGCTCTGCGCGTTCATCCCAGGCACCTTCCACTGGAGCGCGCTCGTCGTCATGGTCGCGCTCTACTACGTGACCGGCGCTTGGGGGATCACGCTCGGCTACCACCGGCTCCTCACGCATCGCAGCCTGAAGGTCGTCAAGCCGGTCGAATATCTGGCGGCGATCCTCGGCACGCTGGCGCTTCAAGGCGGCCCAATCGAATGGATCTCGACGCATCGCGCGCATCACGCGCACACGGACAAAGAAGGCGATCCGCACGACATCAATCGCGGGCTGTTGTGGAGCCATTTTGAGTGGCTCTACCGCCCCAACGAAGCGCGGCTCTCGCCGGCTGAACAGGCCCGGCTCGCGCCCGACCTCGCCGGCGATCGCTTCTATCAGTTCCTCGAGAAGACGTACCTGCTGTGGACGATCGTGCTCGGGGTCGCGCTGCTTGCACTCGGCGGCGTCTCGTGGCTGGTGTGGGGCGTTTTCGTCCGCATCGTGCTCACGTATCATATCACGTGGCTGGTCAACAGCGCCGCGCACCACAGCGGCTACCAGTCGTTCCGCACCGGCGACAAGTCGACCAACAACTGGTGGGTCGCGATCCTCGCCTGGGGCGAGGGCTGGCACAACAACCACCACGCGTTCCCATTCTCGGCACGCCACGGCCTGCGCTGGTTCGAATTCGACGCGACGTGGTGGACGATTAAAGTCCTCGCGTGGCTGAAGCTCGCGCGCGACATCAAGCTTCCGACGCCGGCGATGCTGCAGCGCCTGAAGCTCGAGACGCAGCGCTTCCCCGTGCGCGAACAGGCATAA
- a CDS encoding Hpt domain-containing protein produces MMHLPDLNYARLDDITGGDPEMNGELVRIVVEDAASAIDALAAALDARNTESAASRAHQLKGMCANVGAERLSEAALRVERAVAGGEWSAALALSDDVAAAFATLQTAAAEL; encoded by the coding sequence ATGATGCACCTGCCGGATCTCAACTACGCGCGTCTGGACGACATCACCGGCGGCGATCCCGAGATGAACGGCGAGCTCGTGCGCATCGTCGTCGAAGACGCCGCCTCGGCGATCGACGCGCTCGCCGCCGCCCTCGACGCGCGCAACACCGAGTCCGCCGCATCGCGCGCCCACCAGCTCAAAGGGATGTGCGCCAACGTCGGCGCCGAGCGGCTCTCCGAGGCCGCGCTGCGTGTGGAGCGTGCCGTCGCCGGGGGTGAGTGGTCGGCGGCGCTCGCGCTCAGCGACGACGTCGCGGCCGCGTTCGCCACGCTGCAAACCGCCGCCGCCGAACTCTAA
- a CDS encoding OsmC family protein, with translation MNTPDDIARTASVHWTGDIAKGRGTIAAGSGKVNAEYSFGTRFSGDPGTNPEELLAASHAACFSMALSLALTRAGHPPKSIDTIANVNLHRLPDGFEIDRIHLTTKVSAEGLDAAQFAELANGAKAGCPISKALGAVKSITLDAALVP, from the coding sequence ATGAACACGCCTGACGATATCGCACGCACCGCGTCCGTCCACTGGACGGGCGACATCGCCAAGGGTCGCGGCACGATCGCCGCCGGGAGCGGGAAGGTCAACGCCGAGTACTCGTTCGGAACGCGCTTCTCCGGCGACCCCGGCACGAATCCCGAAGAACTGCTCGCCGCCTCGCACGCCGCCTGCTTCTCGATGGCGCTAAGCCTCGCACTCACCCGCGCAGGCCATCCGCCGAAGTCGATCGACACCATCGCGAACGTCAACCTTCACAGATTGCCGGACGGCTTCGAGATCGACCGCATCCACTTGACGACGAAGGTGAGCGCCGAGGGCTTGGACGCGGCACAATTTGCCGAACTCGCGAACGGTGCGAAGGCCGGCTGCCCGATCTCCAAGGCGCTGGGCGCAGTGAAGTCGATCACGCTCGACGCCGCGCTCGTTCCGTAA
- a CDS encoding response regulator produces MKLRLRQRMTVLTVVPLAWVFVLLLSFAWIEAQSTRAAAQERASAAVVMQSQRVLGAVEAAETGARGYVATGETSLTAPYRNAASSVPALLADLKNSVADEPAQRAALGGIRASALAQLAASGDEIAAMSAGQQWRAAALLAAPASAARLSSLRKAIANFEGREVADNAARSDAAYRMWFRWALLLILGSAVVGAVTVLLNRVFTTGVINRLALLADQIRRVRGGETLVERVGGNDEVTAVENEFVGMTFEFAQRQTALARYRMLSDVTTDLIFFTDRATLRIIEANEAAAQAYGYTREAMRSLIIQDLCAPDSPAMYFTTPPPDNDRAALLFESMHRRSDGTTFPVEVASQSATIDGQHVIISTVRDITERRRTQLELSRLLDEALQASRLKTEFVATMSHEIRTPMNGVAGMIDLLLHTDLTEDQREFATTVKESADSLMVIINDILDFSKLEAGRVDLEAVDFEVAHVIESVVALLNMSAKQKGLAISLKISPRIPARISGDPARLRQILLNLVANAVKFTERGSITIRASVESASDDALVLRFSVADTGLGISEEAQGRLFQPFVQADGSTTRRFGGTGLGLSISRRLVELMGGRISLQSTEGKGSTFTFTARFRNALAGEGIPLAPKQRGRLLIVDDDPEIRDVLQRYASSWGFSVRHVSSAPAALTALIDATGEARPFDIVLIDCVLPRIDGLGLVQMIRDEPRSGEPATIMMTAYDAATRREQASAAGCAAYLVKPIAPSDLHDLISSVMSERRIAALPAGALPPPTPAALPRPSGRARILLAEDTPTNQRVATLQVQRLGYAVDVVNDGSEAVEAVKSNSYDLVLMDCQMPVMDGYTATRRIREHEVETGRHITIVALTANALERDRRACFDAGMDAYLAKPLQSEALKDLLEQWLPHVDPVEATAS; encoded by the coding sequence GTGAAGCTGCGGCTTCGCCAGCGGATGACGGTTTTGACCGTCGTCCCGCTTGCGTGGGTGTTCGTTCTGCTGCTCAGCTTCGCTTGGATCGAGGCTCAATCGACGCGCGCGGCCGCTCAGGAACGGGCCTCGGCCGCCGTGGTCATGCAGAGCCAACGGGTCCTCGGGGCCGTGGAAGCAGCCGAAACGGGCGCCCGCGGCTACGTCGCGACCGGGGAGACCAGCCTCACCGCACCCTACCGCAACGCCGCGTCGAGCGTCCCGGCCCTCCTCGCCGACCTGAAGAACTCCGTCGCCGACGAGCCGGCCCAGCGCGCCGCGCTCGGCGGCATCCGCGCGTCGGCGCTCGCTCAGCTCGCCGCGAGCGGCGACGAGATCGCGGCGATGAGCGCCGGGCAGCAGTGGCGCGCCGCGGCACTGCTCGCGGCGCCCGCCTCGGCCGCGCGCCTGAGCTCCCTGCGGAAGGCAATCGCAAATTTCGAAGGGCGCGAAGTGGCGGACAATGCGGCGCGCAGCGACGCGGCCTACAGAATGTGGTTCCGCTGGGCGCTCCTGCTCATTCTCGGCTCGGCAGTGGTCGGCGCCGTCACGGTCCTGCTCAACCGAGTCTTCACCACCGGCGTCATCAACCGCCTCGCCCTGCTCGCCGATCAGATCCGGCGCGTGCGCGGCGGCGAGACGCTCGTCGAGCGCGTCGGCGGCAACGACGAGGTCACGGCGGTCGAGAACGAGTTCGTCGGGATGACGTTCGAGTTCGCGCAGCGACAAACGGCGCTGGCGCGCTACCGCATGCTCTCCGACGTTACCACCGACCTCATCTTCTTCACCGATCGCGCGACCCTGCGCATCATCGAAGCGAACGAGGCCGCCGCGCAAGCCTACGGCTACACGCGCGAAGCGATGCGCTCGCTGATCATCCAAGACCTGTGCGCACCCGACTCGCCGGCGATGTACTTCACCACGCCGCCGCCCGACAACGATCGCGCAGCCCTGCTCTTCGAGAGCATGCACCGGCGCAGCGACGGCACCACGTTCCCGGTCGAAGTCGCGTCGCAGAGCGCGACGATCGACGGTCAGCACGTCATCATCTCGACGGTTCGCGACATCACGGAACGCCGCCGCACGCAGCTCGAACTCTCGCGGCTCCTCGACGAAGCGCTGCAGGCCTCGCGCCTCAAGACCGAGTTCGTCGCGACGATGAGCCACGAGATCCGCACCCCGATGAACGGCGTCGCGGGGATGATCGATCTCCTGCTGCACACCGATCTCACCGAGGATCAGCGCGAGTTCGCGACGACCGTCAAGGAGTCGGCCGACTCGCTGATGGTCATCATCAACGACATCCTCGACTTCTCGAAGCTCGAAGCGGGCCGAGTCGATCTGGAAGCGGTCGACTTCGAGGTCGCGCACGTGATCGAGTCGGTCGTCGCGCTGCTGAACATGTCGGCGAAGCAGAAGGGTCTGGCGATCTCGCTGAAGATTTCGCCGCGCATCCCCGCACGGATCAGCGGCGATCCCGCCCGCCTGCGCCAGATTCTCCTGAACCTCGTCGCCAACGCGGTGAAGTTCACCGAGCGCGGATCGATCACGATCCGCGCCTCGGTCGAGAGCGCCAGCGACGACGCGCTCGTCCTGCGCTTCTCCGTCGCCGACACCGGTCTCGGAATTTCCGAAGAGGCGCAGGGACGGCTTTTCCAGCCGTTCGTGCAGGCCGACGGCTCGACCACGCGACGATTCGGCGGCACCGGGCTCGGCCTATCGATCTCGCGCCGCCTCGTCGAGCTCATGGGCGGACGCATCAGCCTCCAAAGCACCGAAGGGAAAGGCTCGACGTTCACCTTTACCGCGCGCTTCCGCAACGCGCTCGCCGGAGAGGGCATCCCTCTTGCGCCCAAACAGCGCGGCCGTCTGCTCATCGTCGACGACGATCCGGAGATCCGCGACGTGCTGCAGCGGTATGCGTCGTCGTGGGGCTTCTCCGTGCGTCACGTCTCGAGCGCGCCGGCGGCGCTTACCGCGCTCATCGACGCGACCGGCGAAGCGCGGCCGTTCGACATCGTGCTGATCGACTGCGTCCTGCCGCGGATCGACGGGCTGGGACTGGTGCAGATGATCCGCGACGAGCCGCGCAGCGGCGAGCCCGCAACGATCATGATGACGGCGTACGACGCCGCGACGCGTCGCGAACAGGCATCCGCCGCCGGCTGCGCCGCGTATCTCGTCAAGCCGATCGCACCCTCCGACCTCCACGACCTCATCTCGTCGGTGATGAGCGAACGCCGCATCGCCGCGCTCCCCGCCGGCGCCCTTCCGCCGCCGACGCCGGCCGCGTTGCCCCGGCCGTCGGGACGCGCGCGCATCCTGCTCGCCGAAGACACGCCGACGAACCAGCGCGTCGCGACGCTGCAGGTCCAGCGGCTTGGTTACGCCGTCGACGTCGTCAACGACGGGAGCGAAGCGGTCGAGGCCGTCAAATCGAACAGCTACGACCTGGTGCTGATGGACTGCCAGATGCCGGTGATGGACGGCTACACCGCGACGCGCCGCATCCGCGAACACGAAGTCGAGACGGGACGGCATATCACGATCGTCGCGCTCACCGCGAACGCGCTCGAACGCGATCGCCGCGCCTGTTTCGATGCCGGGATGGACGCGTATCTCGCCAAACCCCTGCAGTCGGAAGCACTCAAGGACCTGCTCGAGCAGTGGCTGCCGCATGTCGATCCGGTTGAGGCAACCGCATCGTGA
- a CDS encoding HD domain-containing phosphohydrolase has product MIAALVDDVRANLLIYEHVLARIAGIQTRSFTSSADALAWCEVTEPDLLVIDYRMPTPNGIEFIQQYRIMRPESETPIIMITGDFDRSVKNRALELGATDFLKKPTDPVELQARARNLLALRESRRKLQAHAHSLKEDIARAVADITAREEETIHRLMRAAEFRDETTGQHIVRLGHYAAAMGQALGMNAEEQRQLLLATPMHDIGKVAIPDSILLKPGRLTAAEMDIMRHHAEAGYDILKGSNSKVLQMAADIALGHHEKWDGSGYPNGIRGESIPLSARVCAVSDVFDALTSDRPYKYAWTVERAFAEIQRLAGLSFDPKLVALFFEIRPRILTIKEQFADDPVEVALARR; this is encoded by the coding sequence GTGATCGCTGCCCTCGTCGACGACGTCCGCGCCAACCTGCTGATCTACGAACACGTGCTGGCGCGCATCGCGGGGATCCAGACGCGCTCCTTCACCTCATCCGCCGACGCGCTGGCGTGGTGCGAAGTCACCGAGCCCGATCTGCTCGTGATCGACTACCGCATGCCGACGCCGAACGGGATCGAGTTCATCCAGCAGTATCGGATCATGCGTCCCGAGAGCGAAACGCCGATCATCATGATCACCGGCGATTTCGACCGCAGCGTGAAAAATCGCGCGCTCGAACTCGGCGCGACCGACTTCTTGAAGAAGCCGACCGATCCGGTGGAACTGCAGGCGCGCGCGCGCAACCTGCTCGCGCTGCGCGAGAGCCGCCGGAAACTCCAGGCGCACGCGCACTCGCTCAAGGAAGACATCGCACGCGCGGTTGCCGACATCACCGCGCGCGAGGAGGAGACCATCCACCGGCTCATGCGCGCCGCGGAGTTCCGCGACGAGACGACGGGCCAGCACATCGTCCGCCTCGGCCACTACGCCGCCGCGATGGGGCAGGCGCTAGGGATGAACGCCGAGGAGCAGCGCCAACTGCTGCTGGCGACGCCGATGCACGACATCGGCAAGGTCGCGATCCCCGACAGCATCTTGCTCAAGCCCGGCCGCCTCACCGCGGCCGAGATGGACATCATGCGTCACCACGCGGAGGCCGGCTACGACATCCTCAAAGGCAGCAACTCGAAGGTGCTGCAGATGGCGGCCGACATCGCGCTCGGCCACCACGAAAAATGGGACGGGTCGGGCTATCCGAACGGGATTCGAGGCGAGTCGATCCCGCTGAGCGCGCGCGTGTGCGCGGTCAGCGACGTGTTCGACGCGCTCACGTCGGACCGCCCCTACAAGTACGCGTGGACGGTCGAGCGCGCGTTCGCGGAGATCCAGCGCCTCGCGGGCCTCTCGTTCGATCCGAAGCTGGTCGCGCTGTTCTTCGAAATACGGCCGCGCATCCTCACGATCAAAGAGCAGTTCGCCGACGATCCGGTCGAAGTCGCACTGGCGCGCAGATGA
- a CDS encoding DUF3810 family protein has translation MIRALLLDGIAVALAIVAAAAPLPAGWIEHGYANGLFAAMNAAFVPLTDAVPFPLGDLEALAVLAALAAWWVRALRGAPRGRRLRTAGALTAHTIAWVAVGVVLFEVLWGWNYRRATIAQRIELAPQAVTDARVAEFSARIVAILNRDVVAAHAETLDLAKLRAAYAPLIARLGDRWEVRVTRPKPTILEPYYEAAGIGGQYSPFAFETLLNASFLPFEVPRALAHEWAHVGGFTDEGDANYVGTLACLRSSDPLIRYSGAYWTYGELPESERRKHRLDPRVVADFDAGRARFLRHYLPQVFAIQWHLYDRYLRSNGVRGGVASYGYFLRLLVGTQLDADGLPRVKAPSARAPAPSAARSRA, from the coding sequence GTGATCCGCGCGCTGCTGCTCGACGGGATCGCGGTCGCGCTTGCGATCGTCGCCGCGGCGGCGCCGCTCCCGGCCGGCTGGATCGAGCACGGATATGCGAACGGGCTGTTCGCGGCGATGAACGCCGCGTTCGTCCCGCTGACCGACGCGGTGCCGTTTCCGCTCGGCGACCTCGAGGCGCTCGCGGTGCTCGCTGCGCTCGCGGCGTGGTGGGTGCGCGCGCTGCGCGGTGCGCCGCGCGGACGGCGCCTGCGAACTGCCGGCGCGCTGACCGCGCACACGATCGCCTGGGTCGCCGTCGGCGTCGTGCTCTTCGAGGTGCTGTGGGGCTGGAACTATCGCCGGGCGACGATCGCGCAGCGCATCGAGCTCGCGCCGCAGGCCGTCACCGACGCGCGCGTCGCGGAGTTCAGCGCGCGCATCGTCGCCATCCTCAATCGCGACGTCGTGGCCGCGCACGCGGAGACGCTCGACCTTGCAAAGCTGCGCGCAGCCTACGCGCCGCTGATCGCGCGGCTCGGCGACCGGTGGGAGGTGCGCGTGACGCGGCCGAAGCCCACGATCCTCGAACCCTATTACGAGGCGGCAGGGATCGGCGGGCAGTACTCGCCGTTCGCGTTCGAGACGCTGCTCAACGCTTCATTTCTGCCGTTCGAGGTGCCGCGCGCGCTCGCACACGAGTGGGCGCATGTCGGCGGCTTCACCGACGAGGGAGACGCGAACTACGTCGGCACGCTGGCGTGCCTGCGTTCGAGCGATCCACTGATCCGGTATTCCGGTGCGTATTGGACGTACGGCGAACTCCCCGAGAGCGAACGCCGCAAACATCGGCTCGATCCGCGCGTGGTCGCCGACTTCGATGCCGGCCGCGCGCGGTTTCTGCGCCACTATCTGCCGCAAGTGTTCGCGATCCAGTGGCACCTCTACGACCGCTACCTGCGCAGCAACGGCGTCCGCGGCGGCGTCGCGTCGTATGGGTATTTCCTGCGGCTGCTGGTGGGGACGCAGCTCGACGCGGACGGTTTGCCGCGCGTCAAGGCGCCGAGCGCGCGAGCGCCGGCGCCAAGCGCCGCGCGTTCTCGCGCGTGA
- a CDS encoding lmo0937 family membrane protein, which yields MLWTIIVVLFVLWLLGFAIHIGGSLIHLLLVVALVLLVFNIVTGRGARV from the coding sequence TTGCTCTGGACGATCATCGTGGTGCTCTTCGTTCTCTGGTTGCTCGGGTTCGCGATCCACATCGGAGGCAGCTTGATCCACTTGCTGTTGGTCGTGGCACTCGTTCTGCTCGTGTTCAACATCGTCACCGGGCGCGGCGCCCGAGTCTGA
- a CDS encoding SMI1/KNR4 family protein, with translation MTGPEWRAFLEEWSRELLASPDSRYYDLPAGVAQSGWMGFAPATPEQIARAESRLGLALPPSYRAFLATSNGWRQTGTFVDRIVPVDEIERLATHHCDVIDGWRWSPDFAFLDDAVALSESTQPDIYLLNPRVVDGDGEYEAWIFGTDDPKAFPSFAALMVHERDTFRRVEAQAGRTLRTPDDVAHAERKLDGLLDELEKTARTYAQIALYRQAAAVLNDAAERVRALQRSGSDAQSTIAQLRAMADEADAEARKRAPVQGGARSASATFELAANFLRGGGAGQGPGYLKVAGIIRWFLAQ, from the coding sequence GTGACCGGGCCCGAATGGCGCGCGTTTCTCGAGGAGTGGAGCCGCGAACTGCTCGCGAGCCCTGATTCGCGGTACTACGATCTGCCCGCCGGCGTCGCGCAGTCGGGATGGATGGGATTCGCACCGGCAACGCCCGAGCAGATCGCGAGGGCGGAATCCCGGCTCGGACTTGCGCTCCCGCCCTCGTACCGCGCCTTCCTCGCAACGAGCAACGGCTGGCGGCAAACCGGGACATTCGTCGATCGCATCGTGCCGGTCGACGAAATCGAGCGGCTCGCGACGCATCACTGCGACGTGATCGATGGGTGGCGGTGGTCGCCGGACTTCGCGTTTCTCGACGACGCCGTCGCGTTGAGCGAGAGTACGCAGCCGGATATCTATCTGCTGAACCCGCGTGTCGTCGACGGCGACGGCGAGTACGAAGCGTGGATCTTCGGCACCGACGATCCGAAGGCGTTTCCCTCCTTCGCCGCGCTCATGGTGCACGAGCGCGACACGTTCCGTCGCGTCGAAGCGCAGGCGGGACGCACACTTCGCACGCCCGACGACGTCGCGCACGCCGAGCGCAAACTCGACGGTCTCCTCGACGAGCTCGAAAAAACGGCGCGCACCTACGCCCAGATCGCGCTCTATCGGCAGGCCGCTGCCGTGTTGAACGACGCCGCAGAACGCGTTCGCGCACTGCAGCGAAGCGGTTCCGACGCGCAAAGCACGATCGCACAATTGCGCGCGATGGCCGACGAGGCAGACGCCGAGGCGCGCAAGCGCGCACCGGTGCAGGGTGGTGCGCGCTCCGCTTCGGCGACGTTCGAGCTGGCCGCGAACTTCCTTCGCGGCGGCGGTGCGGGTCAGGGGCCGGGATACCTGAAGGTCGCCGGCATCATCCGCTGGTTCCTAGCGCAGTAA